In Eschrichtius robustus isolate mEscRob2 chromosome 2, mEscRob2.pri, whole genome shotgun sequence, a single window of DNA contains:
- the SPINK1 gene encoding serine protease inhibitor Kazal-type 1 → MKVASIFLLTALVLLSLSGSTRANFLEREAKCTNEVSGCPKIYNPVCGTDGVTYSNECVLCIENKKRQIPVLIQKSGPC, encoded by the exons ATGAAGGTAGCCAGCATCTTTCTTCTCACTGCCTTGGTCCTGTTGAGTTTATCTG GTAGTACTAGAGCTAACTTCCTGGAAAGAGAG GCTAAATGTACAAATGAAGTGAGTGGATGTCCCAAGATTTATAACCCTGTCTGTGGGACAGATGGAGTTACTTATTCTAATGAATGCGTGTTATGTATTGAAAATAA GAAACGCCAGATTCCTGTCCTCATTCAAAAGTCTGGGCCTTGCTGA